From the genome of Spinacia oleracea cultivar Varoflay chromosome 2, BTI_SOV_V1, whole genome shotgun sequence, one region includes:
- the LOC110802623 gene encoding uncharacterized protein: MDFSSFKLDLDELINEFSEGGLKTLADMKRLWLERKFSYIFEARPSTSSNIFMQFLYSHSISHMISTNSVSQRLGALYVLYCLYETQPFKPPFKIYLSLGELRRLKALVVNAKENGIKIVSVLIKKMLEKNAFLFGFVNINDYSEKERIKELVDVQNACIKKMHEKLLANTEIERYLHMDMGMELDLEVLRKMSEEYEGTKSLAIREASRVVDVENMKHIAEDRVTIGDEVEKINEEWSNQKEMLSQLLGTDQLPGITPHPKRRERHDELLPADEQQIGDELQHTSFMSLLMGNESPPTNGNLQQPPGEEDQDYDLEYAKDLEYQLFGDML, encoded by the exons ATGGATTTTTCCTCGTTCAAGCTAGATCTGGATGAGCTCATAAACGAGTTTTCCGAG GGAGGGCTTAAAACTTTAGCAGACATGAAAAGATTATGGCTTGAGCGGAAGTTTTCCTACATATTTGAGGCTCGGCCTTCTACCAGCTCCAACATATTTATGCAATTCCTGTACAGTCATTCTATAA GTCACATGATCTCCACTAATTCTGTGTCACAAAGATTGGGAGCCCTCTATGTCCTCTATTGTCTCTATGAGACTCAGCCATTCAAGCCCCCATTCAAGATTTATCTATCACTTG GAGAGTTACGAAGACTAAAAGCCCTGGTTGTAAATGCTAAAGAAAATGGAATCAAAATCGTATCTGTTTTGATCAAAAAGATGCTAGAGAAGAATGCATtcttgtttggctttgttaacaTAAATGATTACTCTGAGAAAGAGAGGATAAAGGAGTTGGTAGATGTGCAGAATGCCTGTATAAAGAAGATGCATGAAAA ATTGTTGGCGAACACTGAGATTGAGCGTTACCTTCATATGGACATG GGCATGGAACTTGATCTAGAAGTGCTCAGGAAAATGTCCGAAGAATATGAAGGAACTAAAAGTCTTGCTATCAGAG aGGCAAGTAGGGTAGTGGATGTCGAAAATATGAAGCATATTGCAGAAGATAGGGTGACAATCGGAGATGAAGTGGAAAAGATAAATGAGGAGTGGAGTAATCAAAAGGAAATGTTATCTCAGCTTTTAGGAACAGACCAACTTCCTGGCATAACTCCTCATcccaagagaagagagagacacGACGAGCTGCTTCCTGCTGATGAACAGCAGATTGGAGATGAATTGCAACACACAAGTTTCATGTCGCTTCTTATGGGCAACGAATCACCACCCACTAATGGGAATCTTCAACAGCCTCCTGGTGAAGAGGACCAAGATTATGACCTGGAGTATGCTAAGGATCTTGAATATCAATTATTTGGGGATATGTTGTAG
- the LOC110802622 gene encoding probable galactinol--sucrose galactosyltransferase 6: protein METKYLQSTINSSHNLPQFSHTNKINRFYPPFCISTVKIPNLSFSFNLFPRFSGQYSNSLPSNCYRSSKKPINLQPLSFKREDRPEKEEEMTVTPAVRIVDRKVIVKDRTILTGVPNNVIATSASSSGPVEGVFIGAEFDQPSSRHVVSLGTLKDARFMACFRFKLWWMSQKMGDKGGDIPLETQFLLLETKDGSHIDGDECNQIMYTVFLPLVEGPFRACLQGNTQDELELCLESGDDDIKGDLFTHSLFVSAGTDPYTTIFEAIRAVKSHLKTFRQRHEKKLPGIIDYFGWCTWDAFYKEVTQEGVEAGLASLTASGTPPKFVIIDDGWQSVEVDEPVPRLTGIKENEKFQNKDDPGVGIRNIASIAKEKYGLKYVYVWHAITGYWGGVRPGVKEMEEYESRMKYPNVSKGVMGNEPVWKSDPMKVQGLGLVNPKSVYKFYNDLHSYLASKGIDGVKVDVQCILETLGGGLGGRVELTKQYHQALDASVARNFPDNGCIACMSHNTDALYCSKQTAIVRASDDFYPRDPVSHTIHIAAVAYNSVFLGEFMQPDWDMFHSDHPAAEYHGSARAISGGPIYVSDAPGKHNFDLLRKLVLPDGSVLRPRLPGRPTRDCLFNDPARDGISLLKIWNMNKYTGVLGVYNCQGAAWSSTERKNTFHPTQPEALTGVVRGRDVHFITEASLDPTGWNLDCAVYRHRTGEVITLPYNVALPVSLKVLEYDVFTITPIKVLAPGYSFAPFGLIKMFNAGGAIDGITYQVRSGSRDENEADHGDEMVGKVQMEVKGCGVFGAYSSTRPKRCRVGSEEVEFEYDSGSGLVTWTVDQMPEESKKVHIIEVEL from the exons atggaGACAAAATATTTACAAAGCACTATAAATTCATCTCATAATCTCCCTCAATTTTCTCACACAAACAAGATTAACAGATTTTACCCCCCTTTTTGCATTTCTACAGtaaaaattccaaatttatCATTTTCTTTCAATCTTTTTCCTAGATTTTCTGGGCAATACTCAAATTCTCTCCCCTCAAATTGTTACAGATCTTCCAAGAAGCCAATCAATCTTCAACCTTTATCATTCAAG AGGGAAGACAGaccagaaaaagaagaagaaatgaCAGTAACACCAGCAGTTCGAATTGTAGACAGGAAAGTAATAGTAAAAGACCGGACCATCCTAACCGGAGTACCCAACAATGTAATAGCAACATCTGCTTCATCATCTGGTCCGGTTGAGGGAGTTTTTATAGGGGCTGAGTTTGACCAACCGAGCAGCAGACATGTGGTGTCATTAGGAACTCTTAAAGATGCCCGGTTCATGGCATGTTTCCGGTTCAAGTTATggtggatgtctcaaaaaatggGTGACAAAGGTGGTGACATCCCTTTGGAAACTCAGTTTTTATTGCTCGAGACTAAGGATGGATCTCACATCGATGGAGATGAATGTAATCAGATCATGTATACAGTTTTCTTGCCTTTGGTTGAGGGTCCATTCAGGGCTTGCCTACAGGGGAACACACAAGATGAATTGGAGCTTTGTTTGGAGAGTGGAGATGATGACATTAAAGGGGATTTGTTTACTCATTCTCTGTTTGTGAGTGCAGGGACTGATCCCTACACCACCATCTTTGAAGCGATTAGGGCTGTTAAATCTCATCTTAAGACGTTTAGGCAACGTCATGAGAAGAAGTTACCTGGGATTATTGACTATTTTGGGTGGTGTACTTGGGATGCATTTTACAAAGAAGTTACTCAAGAAGGTGTTGAGGCTGGATTGGCTAGCCTCACTGCCAGTGGGACCCCACCTAAGTTTGTGATCATTGACGATGGTTGGCAGTCCGTTGAGGTTGATGAACCCGTGCCAAGACTAACTGGGATTAAGGAGAATGAGAAGTTTCAGAACAAGGATGACCCTGGTGTTGGAATTAGGAACATTGCAAGTATAGCCAAGGAAAAATACGGGTTGAAATATGTGTACGTGTGGCACGCCATCACGGGGTATTGGGGTGGGGTCCGGCCTGGGGTGAAGGAGATGGAGGAATATGAGTCGCGGATGAAGTACCCTAATGTGTCTAAGGGAGTAATGGGAAATGAGCCAGTTTGGAAAAGTGACCCTATGAAGGTGCAGGGATTAGGACTAGTGAACCCAAAGAGTGTATACAAGTTTTATAATGACTTGCATAGTTACTTGGCTTCTAAGGGGATTGATGGGGTTAAGGTGGATGTGCAATGTATATTGGAAACCTTAGGTGGAGGACTTGGTGGTCGAGTGGAACTCACTAAGCAATACCACCAAGCTCTTGATGCTTCTGTGGCTAGAAATTTCCCCGACAATGGTTGCATTGCGTGCATGAGCCACAATACTGATGCATTGTATTG CTCAAAACAAACGGCAATTGTGAGAGCATCAGATGATTTTTACCCACGAGATCCAGTGTCACACACTATCCATATTGCAGCCGTGGCTTACAACAGTGTTTTCTTAGGGGAGTTTATGCAACCTGATTGGGATATGTTCCATTCAGACCACCCTGCTGCTGAATACCACGGTTCTGCCAGAGCTATCAGTGGTGGACCGATCTATGTCAG TGATGCACCTGGAAAGCACAACTTTGATCTACTTAGGAAGCTTGTTTTGCCTGATGGATCAGTGCTCAGGCCCCGTTTGCCTGGTAGACCTACCCGTGATTGCTTGTTCAATGATCCAGCTCGAGATGGTATTAG CTTGTTGAAGATATGGAACATGAACAAGTACACTGGAGTGTTAGGAGTATACAACTGCCAAGGAGCAGCATGGAGTAGCACTGAGCGAAAGAACACATTCCATCCAACTCAGCCTGAAGCCCTAACAGGTGTGGTCCGTGGTCGAGATGTCCACTTCATCACCGAGGCTTCATTGGACCCAACCGGATGGAACTTGGACTGTGCTGTCTACCGTCACAGGACTGGCGAGGTTATCACCTTGCCATACAATGTAGCTCTGCCCGTGTCACTAAAGGTCTTGGAATATGATGTATTCACTATAACACCCATCAAGGTCTTAGCCCCGGGCTATAGCTTTGCCCCATTTGGGCTAATCAAAATGTTTAACGCTGGTGGGGCCATCGATGGGATAACATACCAAGTCAGGAGTGGTTCCCGAGATGAGAACGAGGCGGACCATGGTGATGAAATGGTAGGGAAGGTCCAAATGGAGGTGAAAGGTTGTGGGGTGTTTGGGGCTTACTCTTCAACAAGGCCCAAGAGGTGTCGTGTTGGATCCGAGGAGGTCGAGTTTGAGTATGATTCTGGGTCGGGTTTGGTCACCTGGACTGTGGACCAAATGCCTGAGGAGAGTAAGAAAGTTCACATTATTGAGGTTGAGTTATAA